One stretch of Streptomyces sp. A2-16 DNA includes these proteins:
- a CDS encoding DJ-1/PfpI family protein, producing the protein MTAKILIVTGDAAESLEVLYPYQRLREEGYDVHIAAPARKQLRFVVHDFEPGFDTYTEKPGYTWPADLAFAEVDPGQYAALVIPGGRAPEYLRNDPELRKILKSFFDADKPVAQICHGPLLTAAIDSLRGRRVTAYPALEPDMQSAGAAFQDTEVVVDGTLVSSRAWPDHPGWMREFLTVLRAKAPVT; encoded by the coding sequence ATGACCGCAAAAATCCTCATCGTCACCGGTGACGCAGCAGAGTCACTGGAGGTCCTGTACCCCTACCAGCGCCTCCGCGAGGAGGGCTACGACGTCCACATCGCAGCCCCTGCCCGCAAGCAGCTCCGGTTCGTCGTCCACGACTTCGAACCCGGCTTCGACACCTACACCGAGAAACCCGGCTACACCTGGCCCGCCGACCTGGCCTTCGCCGAGGTCGACCCCGGCCAGTACGCCGCGCTCGTCATCCCCGGCGGCCGCGCCCCCGAGTACCTGCGCAACGACCCCGAGCTCCGCAAGATCCTCAAGTCCTTCTTCGACGCGGACAAGCCGGTCGCCCAGATCTGCCACGGCCCCCTGCTCACCGCGGCGATCGACAGCCTCCGCGGCCGCCGGGTCACGGCCTATCCGGCCCTGGAACCGGACATGCAGTCCGCGGGCGCGGCCTTCCAGGACACCGAGGTGGTCGTCGACGGCACCCTGGTCTCCTCCCGCGCCTGGCCGGACCACCCGGGCTGGATGAGGGAGTTCCTGACAGTGCTGAGGGCGAAGGCGCCGGTGACCTAG
- a CDS encoding HAD hydrolase-like protein produces the protein MGKLTGAHIVWDWNGTLFHDNDAIIGATNAAFGELGLAPITMEQYRALYCVPVPKFYERLLGRLPTDAEWEVMDETFHRYYAEHRVGCGLTDGAVELLTGWRSAGRSQSILSMYVHDELVPLVRGFGIEAHFLRVEGRTGPSGGSKAEHMERHLAALAGVDATRTVVIGDAADDAVAAMRVGARAVLYTGGSHSRASLEGVGVPVVDTLAEAVAEAERIAA, from the coding sequence ATGGGGAAGCTGACAGGGGCGCACATCGTCTGGGACTGGAACGGCACGCTGTTCCACGACAATGACGCGATCATCGGGGCGACGAACGCGGCGTTCGGCGAGCTGGGGCTCGCGCCGATCACGATGGAGCAGTACCGGGCGCTGTACTGCGTGCCGGTGCCGAAGTTCTACGAGCGACTGCTCGGCCGGCTGCCCACCGACGCGGAGTGGGAGGTCATGGACGAGACCTTCCACCGGTACTACGCCGAGCACCGGGTCGGGTGCGGGCTCACCGACGGGGCGGTGGAGCTGCTCACCGGGTGGCGGTCGGCCGGGCGCAGCCAGTCGATCCTCAGCATGTACGTGCACGACGAGCTGGTCCCGCTGGTGCGGGGGTTCGGGATCGAGGCGCACTTCCTGAGGGTGGAGGGGCGGACCGGACCGTCCGGCGGCAGCAAGGCGGAGCACATGGAGCGGCATCTCGCCGCGCTGGCGGGAGTGGACGCGACTCGGACCGTGGTGATCGGGGACGCCGCGGACGACGCGGTGGCCGCGATGCGGGTGGGGGCACGGGCCGTGCTCTACACCGGCGGGTCGCACAGTCGGGCCAGCCTCGAGGGGGTGGGGGTGCCCGTGGTGGACACCTTGGCCGAGGCGGTCGCGGAGGCCGAGCGAATAGCCGCGTGA
- a CDS encoding Rv3235 family protein — protein sequence MNKVMTRAQHHPGTRPPARRDSRRPGGTPPRAPGGSTPRTAPGDGRPPGSPNSSRTRTGPADSRPHGTPGRPETTTTAPRRATTNGTTPTGTRGTASVATKTAGSGSTASAGTNTTGTHITASAGTNTTGTHITASADTATTGTSTAPTGPSGSATSMHSTTTTPAPSPAGPRPAPALTPVVPAQTPRRPAALQPVPQPRPTDLFADLLLAVLSGQRPVHSMLRHTAGRAYDELARLAERGPLRTRGTRPVVRDIGYYVPRQGAVEAFARIGAGDQLRAMAFRLEQGQDLRWRCTAVELGGPRAPRPDDD from the coding sequence ATGAACAAGGTCATGACCAGGGCCCAGCACCACCCCGGCACCCGCCCGCCGGCCCGCCGTGACTCCCGCCGCCCGGGCGGCACACCGCCCCGAGCCCCCGGCGGCAGCACGCCTCGCACGGCCCCCGGCGACGGCCGCCCGCCGGGCTCCCCCAACAGCTCCCGCACCCGCACGGGCCCCGCGGACAGCCGCCCGCACGGCACCCCGGGCCGACCCGAGACGACCACGACAGCCCCACGACGCGCCACGACGAACGGCACCACCCCCACGGGCACGCGCGGCACTGCTTCGGTGGCCACGAAGACGGCAGGCAGCGGCAGCACCGCCTCGGCCGGCACGAACACCACGGGCACGCACATCACCGCCTCGGCCGGCACGAACACCACGGGCACGCACATCACCGCCTCGGCCGACACTGCGACCACCGGCACGAGCACCGCACCCACCGGCCCGAGCGGCAGCGCCACCAGCATGCACAGCACCACCACAACCCCCGCCCCCTCACCCGCCGGCCCCCGCCCCGCCCCCGCACTCACCCCGGTCGTCCCAGCCCAGACCCCGCGCCGCCCAGCGGCCCTCCAGCCCGTCCCCCAGCCCCGCCCCACCGATCTCTTCGCCGATCTCCTCCTCGCGGTCCTGAGCGGCCAGCGCCCCGTCCACTCGATGCTCCGGCACACCGCGGGGCGTGCCTACGACGAGCTGGCGCGGCTCGCCGAGCGCGGCCCCCTGCGCACCCGCGGCACCCGCCCTGTCGTCCGGGACATCGGCTACTACGTCCCCCGCCAGGGCGCCGTGGAGGCCTTCGCCCGCATCGGCGCCGGTGACCAGCTGCGTGCCATGGCCTTCCGCCTGGAACAGGGCCAGGACCTCCGCTGGCGGTGCACCGCGGTCGAACTGGGCGGCCCCCGGGCTCCCCGTCCGGACGACGACTGA
- the secA gene encoding preprotein translocase subunit SecA yields MSVLSKIMRAGEGKILRKLHRIADQVNSIEEDFVDLSDAELRALTEEYKQRYADGESLDDLLPEAFATVREAAKRALGQRHYDVQIMGGAALHLGYVAEMKTGEGKTLVGTLPAYLNALSGKGVHLITVNDYLAERDSEMMGRVHKFLGLEVGCILANMTPAQRRAQYACDITYGTNNEFGFDYLRDNMAWSKDELVQRGHNFAIVDEVDSILVDEARTPLIISGPADQATKWYGDFAKLVLRLKKGEAGNPLKGIEETGDYEVDEKKRTVAIHESGVSKVEDWLGIDNLYESVNTPLVGYLNNAIKAKELFKKDKDYVVMDGEVMIVDEHTGRILAGRRYNEGMHQAIEAKEGVDIKDENQTLATITLQNFFRLYKRHDHNGKEQPGLCGMTGTAMTEAAEFHQIYKLGVVPIPTNRPMVRKDQSDLIYRTEVAKFEAVVDDIVEKHEKGQPILVGTTSVEKSEYLSQQLSKRGVQHEVLNAKQHDREATIVAQAGRKGAVTVATNMAGRGTDIKLGGNPEDLAEAELRQRGLDPEEHIEEWAAALPAALEKAEQAVKAEFEEVKELGGLYVLGTERHESRRIDNQLRGRSGRQGDPGESRFYLSLGDDLMRLFKAQMVERVMSMANVPDDVPIENKMVTRAIASAQSQVEQQNFETRKNVLKYDEVLNRQREVIYGERRRVLEGEDLQEQVVHFMDDTIDAYIAAETAEGFAEDWDLDRLWGAFKQLYPVKITVEELEEAAGDRAGLTAEYISESIKDDIHEQYEAREAQLGSEIMRELERRVVLSVLDRKWREHLYEMDYLQEGIGLRAMAQKDPLVEYQREGFDMFTAMMEGIKEESVGYLFNLEVQVEQQVEEVPVEDEKPSLAKQDAVPAQGGSRPEIRAKGLDAPQRRDLHFSAPTVDGEGGVIEGEFSDDDEPVRSEADGLTRAERRKQSRARGRRKK; encoded by the coding sequence GTGTCCGTCCTCTCGAAGATCATGCGTGCAGGCGAAGGCAAGATCCTGCGCAAGCTGCACCGCATCGCGGACCAGGTCAACTCCATCGAAGAGGACTTCGTCGACCTCTCCGACGCCGAGCTGCGGGCCCTCACCGAGGAGTACAAGCAGCGGTACGCCGACGGTGAGAGCCTGGACGACCTGCTCCCCGAGGCGTTCGCCACCGTCCGCGAGGCCGCCAAGCGCGCGCTCGGTCAGCGCCACTACGACGTGCAGATCATGGGCGGCGCCGCCCTCCACCTCGGCTACGTGGCCGAGATGAAGACCGGTGAGGGCAAGACCCTCGTCGGCACGCTGCCCGCGTACCTGAACGCGCTGTCCGGCAAGGGCGTCCACCTGATCACGGTCAACGACTACCTGGCCGAGCGCGACTCCGAGATGATGGGCCGCGTCCACAAGTTCCTGGGCCTCGAGGTCGGTTGCATCCTCGCGAACATGACGCCGGCCCAGCGCCGCGCGCAGTACGCCTGCGACATCACGTACGGCACGAACAACGAGTTCGGCTTCGACTACCTGCGCGACAACATGGCGTGGTCCAAGGACGAACTCGTCCAGCGCGGCCACAACTTCGCCATCGTCGACGAGGTCGACTCCATCCTCGTCGACGAGGCCCGTACGCCGCTGATCATCTCCGGCCCGGCCGACCAGGCCACCAAGTGGTACGGCGACTTCGCCAAGCTGGTCCTGCGCCTGAAGAAGGGCGAGGCGGGCAACCCGCTCAAGGGCATCGAGGAGACCGGCGACTACGAGGTCGACGAGAAGAAGCGCACGGTCGCCATCCACGAGTCCGGTGTCAGCAAGGTCGAGGACTGGCTGGGCATCGACAACCTCTACGAGTCGGTGAACACCCCTCTGGTGGGCTACCTCAACAACGCCATCAAGGCGAAGGAGCTCTTCAAGAAGGACAAGGACTACGTCGTCATGGACGGCGAAGTCATGATCGTCGACGAGCACACCGGCCGTATCCTCGCCGGCCGCCGCTACAACGAGGGCATGCACCAGGCGATCGAGGCGAAGGAAGGGGTGGACATCAAGGACGAGAACCAGACCCTCGCCACGATCACCCTCCAGAACTTCTTCCGCCTGTACAAGCGCCACGACCACAACGGCAAGGAACAGCCCGGTCTGTGCGGCATGACCGGTACGGCGATGACCGAGGCCGCCGAGTTCCACCAGATCTACAAGCTCGGCGTCGTCCCGATCCCGACCAACCGGCCCATGGTCCGCAAGGACCAGTCGGACCTGATCTACCGCACCGAGGTCGCGAAGTTCGAGGCGGTCGTCGACGACATCGTCGAGAAGCACGAGAAGGGCCAGCCGATCCTCGTCGGTACGACGTCGGTCGAGAAGTCCGAGTACCTCTCCCAGCAGCTCAGCAAGCGCGGCGTCCAGCACGAGGTGCTGAACGCCAAGCAGCACGACCGTGAGGCGACGATCGTCGCCCAGGCCGGCCGCAAGGGCGCCGTCACCGTCGCCACCAACATGGCTGGCCGTGGTACCGACATCAAGCTCGGCGGCAACCCCGAAGACCTCGCCGAGGCGGAGCTGCGCCAGCGCGGCCTCGACCCCGAGGAGCACATCGAGGAGTGGGCCGCGGCCCTGCCCGCCGCCCTGGAGAAGGCCGAGCAGGCGGTCAAGGCGGAGTTCGAGGAGGTCAAGGAGCTCGGCGGGCTCTACGTCCTCGGTACCGAGCGGCACGAGTCGCGCCGTATCGACAACCAGCTGCGCGGTCGTTCCGGCCGACAGGGCGACCCCGGCGAGTCCCGCTTCTACCTCTCCCTGGGCGACGACCTGATGCGCTTGTTCAAGGCCCAGATGGTCGAGCGCGTGATGTCGATGGCGAACGTCCCGGACGACGTCCCGATCGAGAACAAGATGGTCACGCGCGCGATCGCGTCCGCGCAGTCGCAGGTCGAGCAGCAGAACTTCGAGACCCGTAAGAACGTCCTGAAGTACGACGAGGTCCTCAACCGCCAGCGCGAGGTCATCTACGGCGAGCGGCGCCGCGTCCTGGAGGGCGAGGACCTGCAGGAGCAGGTCGTGCACTTCATGGACGACACGATCGACGCGTACATCGCGGCGGAGACCGCCGAGGGCTTCGCGGAGGACTGGGACCTCGACCGGCTGTGGGGCGCGTTCAAGCAGCTCTACCCGGTGAAGATCACCGTCGAGGAGCTGGAGGAGGCTGCGGGCGACCGCGCGGGCCTGACCGCCGAGTACATCTCCGAGTCCATCAAGGACGACATCCACGAGCAGTACGAGGCGCGTGAGGCGCAGCTCGGCTCCGAGATCATGCGTGAGCTGGAGCGCCGGGTCGTGCTGTCGGTCCTGGACCGCAAGTGGCGCGAGCACCTCTACGAGATGGACTACCTCCAGGAGGGCATCGGCCTGCGCGCGATGGCCCAGAAGGACCCGCTGGTCGAGTACCAGCGCGAGGGCTTCGACATGTTCACCGCCATGATGGAGGGCATCAAGGAGGAGTCCGTCGGCTACCTGTTCAACCTGGAGGTCCAGGTCGAGCAGCAGGTCGAGGAGGTCCCGGTCGAGGACGAGAAGCCGTCCCTCGCCAAGCAGGACGCGGTCCCGGCCCAGGGCGGCTCGCGTCCCGAGATCCGCGCGAAGGGGCTCGACGCCCCGCAGCGCAGGGACCTGCACTTCTCCGCGCCGACCGTGGACGGCGAGGGCGGTGTCATCGAGGGCGAGTTCTCCGACGACGACGAGCCCGTGCGCTCCGAGGCGGACGGCCTCACGCGCGCGGAGCGTCGCAAGCAGTCCCGTGCTCGGGGGCGGCGCAAGAAGTAG
- a CDS encoding GNAT family protein: protein MEHVTLTTDRLLLRTPTPRDTETVLAAVQDPDILRWTTIPSPYLVEHAQGFTEQLVPEGWANDTMFTWGIFLPEGEDLVGMLGLSMRSGGMAEIGYWATKEHRGNGYVTEAVLAASRWAFTLPIDRVEWRAEVGNQPSRAVAERAGFVVEGVLRSGMVHQGVRRDCWVGALLPSDLGLPSTAQYLPASG, encoded by the coding sequence ATGGAACACGTCACCCTGACCACAGACCGTCTCCTGCTGCGCACGCCCACCCCGCGGGACACCGAGACGGTCCTCGCGGCCGTGCAGGACCCGGACATCCTGCGCTGGACCACGATCCCCTCGCCCTACCTGGTCGAGCACGCCCAGGGCTTCACGGAGCAACTGGTCCCGGAAGGCTGGGCGAACGACACGATGTTCACCTGGGGCATCTTCCTCCCCGAAGGGGAGGACCTGGTGGGCATGCTGGGTCTGTCCATGCGTTCGGGGGGCATGGCCGAGATCGGCTACTGGGCCACCAAGGAACACCGCGGCAACGGCTACGTCACCGAGGCCGTGCTCGCCGCCTCCCGCTGGGCCTTCACGTTGCCCATCGACCGTGTGGAATGGCGCGCGGAAGTGGGCAACCAGCCGTCCCGCGCGGTGGCGGAGCGCGCCGGCTTCGTCGTCGAGGGCGTCCTGCGCTCCGGCATGGTCCACCAGGGCGTGCGCCGGGACTGCTGGGTGGGCGCGCTGCTGCCCTCGGACCTTGGCCTGCCGTCGACGGCGCAGTACCTCCCCGCCTCCGGGTAG
- a CDS encoding crosslink repair DNA glycosylase YcaQ family protein, with protein MTTPPPTTDLSADEARRIALRAQGFLGTPDRRAGVRGVLRHLGAVQLDTISVLARSHELIPYARLGAVGRRTVENAYWTTAPLGASPARPHAFEYWSHAACILPIEEWPHFAFRRRAYRGRPHWNHQLPDGTYDQVIKQLRTEGPLTATELGGAKKTSEWWDWSGTKVAVERALMYGEVVCVERRGWKRVYDLAERAIPADLLHDELDDAECLRRLVRLAGQSLGVGTRADIADYHRLKGEQVDAVIADSGLVPVAVEGWGKPAWADPAALETPPRGRHRTTLLSPFDSLIWERARTERIFGFTHRLEAYVPKPKRIHGYFAMPVLAGGRLVGRVDPAREGTTLVARQVTLDGPKAVPAVAQALAEAASWVDCTGIRVDRVDAPELHAPLVKELADL; from the coding sequence ATGACGACCCCGCCTCCCACCACCGACCTCTCGGCCGACGAGGCACGCCGCATCGCGCTGCGTGCCCAGGGCTTCCTCGGCACCCCCGACCGCCGGGCCGGAGTCCGCGGCGTCCTGCGTCACCTCGGCGCGGTCCAGCTCGACACCATCTCGGTCCTCGCCCGGTCCCACGAGCTGATCCCGTACGCCCGTCTCGGCGCGGTGGGCCGCAGGACGGTGGAGAACGCCTACTGGACCACTGCTCCCCTCGGCGCGTCTCCGGCACGGCCCCATGCCTTCGAGTACTGGTCGCACGCGGCGTGCATCCTCCCGATCGAGGAGTGGCCCCACTTCGCCTTCCGCCGACGCGCCTACCGCGGCCGCCCGCACTGGAACCACCAGCTCCCGGACGGCACCTACGACCAGGTCATCAAGCAGCTGCGCACCGAAGGCCCCCTCACCGCCACGGAACTGGGCGGCGCGAAGAAGACCAGCGAGTGGTGGGACTGGTCCGGCACCAAGGTCGCCGTCGAGCGCGCGCTGATGTACGGCGAGGTGGTCTGCGTGGAGCGCCGCGGCTGGAAACGCGTGTACGACCTCGCCGAGCGCGCCATCCCAGCCGATCTGCTCCACGACGAGCTGGACGACGCCGAGTGCCTGCGCCGTCTGGTCCGTCTCGCCGGGCAGTCCCTGGGTGTCGGCACCCGCGCGGACATCGCCGACTACCACCGCCTCAAGGGCGAGCAGGTCGACGCCGTGATCGCCGACTCTGGCCTCGTGCCGGTCGCGGTCGAGGGCTGGGGCAAGCCCGCCTGGGCCGACCCCGCGGCCTTGGAGACGCCCCCGCGCGGCCGCCACCGCACCACCCTGTTGTCCCCGTTCGACTCCCTGATCTGGGAACGCGCGCGTACGGAGCGGATCTTCGGCTTCACCCACCGCCTGGAGGCCTACGTCCCCAAGCCCAAGCGGATTCACGGCTATTTCGCGATGCCGGTGCTGGCCGGTGGCCGTCTGGTAGGCCGCGTGGACCCGGCCCGGGAGGGAACCACGCTGGTGGCCAGGCAGGTCACCCTGGACGGCCCGAAGGCGGTCCCGGCGGTGGCCCAGGCCCTTGCCGAAGCGGCGAGCTGGGTGGACTGCACGGGCATTCGGGTCGATCGGGTGGACGCTCCCGAACTCCACGCACCCCTCGTGAAGGAACTAGCGGATCTCTAG
- a CDS encoding response regulator transcription factor, whose amino-acid sequence MADSFGPLHGEDAGDGVVGMDAEAGSARKEPIRVLVVDDHALFRRGLEIVLAAEEDIQVVGEAGDGAEAVDKAADLLPDIVLMDVRMPKRGGIEACTSIKEVAPSAKIIMLTISDEEADLYDAIKAGATGYLLKEISTDEVATAIRAVADGQSQISPSMASKLLTEFKSMIQRTDERRLVPAPRLTDRELEVLKLVATGMNNRDIAKELFISENTVKNHVRNILEKLQLHSRMEAVVYAMREKILEIR is encoded by the coding sequence ATGGCGGACAGCTTCGGACCGCTGCACGGCGAGGATGCCGGCGACGGCGTCGTCGGCATGGACGCGGAAGCGGGCTCTGCACGCAAGGAGCCCATCCGGGTGCTTGTCGTGGACGACCATGCACTCTTCCGGCGTGGACTGGAGATCGTGCTCGCGGCCGAGGAGGACATCCAGGTCGTGGGGGAGGCGGGTGACGGCGCCGAGGCCGTGGACAAGGCCGCCGACCTGCTGCCGGACATCGTTCTGATGGATGTGCGGATGCCCAAGCGGGGCGGGATCGAGGCCTGCACCTCCATCAAGGAAGTGGCCCCCAGCGCGAAGATCATCATGCTGACGATCAGCGATGAGGAAGCCGACCTCTACGACGCGATCAAGGCGGGCGCGACCGGATATCTCCTGAAGGAGATCTCGACGGACGAGGTGGCCACCGCCATTCGCGCCGTCGCCGACGGGCAGTCGCAGATCAGCCCGTCCATGGCGTCGAAACTGCTCACCGAGTTCAAATCCATGATCCAGCGGACCGATGAGCGTCGGCTGGTGCCGGCTCCGCGGCTGACGGATCGGGAGCTCGAAGTCCTCAAGCTCGTCGCCACGGGTATGAACAACCGCGATATCGCGAAGGAGTTGTTCATCTCCGAGAACACCGTGAAGAACCATGTGCGCAACATCCTGGAGAAGCTGCAGCTGCACTCCAGGATGGAGGCCGTCGTCTACGCGATGCGCGAGAAGATCCTAGAGATCCGCTAG
- the raiA gene encoding ribosome-associated translation inhibitor RaiA has protein sequence MDIVVKGRKTEVPERFRKHVAEKLKLEKIQKLDGKVISLDVEVSKEPNPRQADRCDRVEITLRSRGPVIRAEAAASDPYAALDLAAEKLDARLRKEHDKRHTRRGARRLTAAEVADHVPDAATLNGNGHVVHQEESDGVPTKKIGSLEIKGEGPLVVREKTHVASPMTLDQALYEMELVGHDFYLFVDSETKEPSVVYRRHAYDYGVIHLSTDPMVARAHSPAAGDTTGS, from the coding sequence GTGGACATCGTCGTCAAGGGCCGCAAGACCGAGGTGCCCGAGCGGTTCCGCAAGCACGTGGCCGAGAAGCTGAAGCTGGAGAAGATCCAGAAGCTCGATGGCAAGGTGATCAGCCTCGACGTCGAGGTGTCCAAGGAGCCGAACCCCCGACAGGCCGACCGTTGTGACCGAGTGGAGATCACGCTCCGCTCCCGCGGTCCGGTGATCCGGGCGGAAGCGGCAGCCAGCGACCCGTACGCGGCACTCGACCTGGCGGCGGAGAAGCTGGACGCGCGGCTGCGCAAGGAGCACGACAAGCGCCACACACGCAGGGGCGCACGGCGGCTCACGGCCGCTGAGGTCGCCGACCACGTTCCGGACGCGGCCACGCTCAACGGCAACGGCCATGTCGTCCACCAGGAAGAGTCGGACGGCGTACCCACCAAGAAGATCGGCTCGCTGGAGATCAAGGGTGAAGGCCCCCTCGTCGTCCGTGAGAAGACCCACGTCGCGTCCCCGATGACCCTCGACCAGGCGCTCTACGAGATGGAACTGGTCGGGCACGACTTCTATCTGTTCGTCGACTCCGAGACCAAGGAACCGAGTGTCGTCTACCGGCGGCACGCCTACGACTACGGCGTCATCCACCTGAGCACGGACCCGATGGTCGCCCGGGCGCACTCTCCCGCGGCCGGCGACACGACGGGCAGCTGA
- a CDS encoding LpqB family beta-propeller domain-containing protein: MGADREGGGRRTPGRAAVYAACGVVLLAGCASMPDSGDLRGVDSTPRQDTQVRVFAMPPQEDAEPTDIVQGFLEALTSDDPNYETARKYLTGSAAKQWQPGLSTTVLDDGPGADVLRPADREQGDDTSFMLFGTKVAVVDGQQSYAPASGAYRETVHLVHDKKTKQWRIDSLPQGVVMGKSDFQRNYMAANKYYFASNTRAVTAPETVAVADPVYVRERVDPMTQLVRSLLNGPTSWLDPVVRTSFPTGTALRKGVSLAPDDRNTLTVPLNAKARNVGSDQCKAMAAQLLFTLQNLTPAVDDVDLQAGGKQLCSATESDANGDATRGSVENPEFLYFVNGEHRLVRIPAEPQGGGAKAVPVPVPGALGEGDKDLRSVAVSRDEHTAAGVSLDGTSLYVGSLVSGGSLGEPVLVSSGKTAEDRLTTPSWDTEGDLWVADRNPADERLLLFKEGAGKPLVVATPGLDGRIKDLRVAADGVRIALVVEKGGKQSLFVGRIEREGRTGDPQSVSVRELRSTTPDLEEVTTMSWAGDSRLVVVGREQGGVQQTRYVQVDGSTPEGPPPAALTGVKEIAASEDDEMPLVAYSEDGIVRLPSGAQWQKVDADGTAPVYPG, translated from the coding sequence GTGGGCGCTGACCGCGAGGGTGGCGGCCGGCGTACGCCGGGGCGTGCGGCGGTGTACGCCGCCTGTGGAGTCGTACTGCTGGCGGGGTGTGCCTCCATGCCGGACAGCGGCGATCTGCGCGGGGTGGACTCCACACCGCGGCAGGACACGCAGGTACGGGTCTTCGCGATGCCACCGCAGGAGGACGCGGAGCCCACGGACATCGTGCAGGGCTTTCTCGAGGCACTGACCAGCGACGATCCGAACTACGAGACCGCCCGCAAGTACCTGACCGGGAGTGCGGCGAAGCAGTGGCAGCCCGGGTTGTCCACCACGGTGCTCGACGACGGACCCGGCGCCGACGTCCTGCGGCCCGCGGACCGGGAACAGGGCGACGACACGTCGTTCATGCTGTTCGGCACCAAGGTGGCCGTGGTGGACGGGCAGCAGTCGTATGCGCCCGCCTCCGGCGCCTACCGGGAGACCGTGCACCTGGTGCACGACAAGAAGACCAAGCAGTGGCGGATCGACAGCCTTCCGCAGGGTGTCGTCATGGGGAAGTCGGACTTCCAGCGCAACTACATGGCCGCCAACAAGTACTACTTCGCCTCGAACACCAGGGCGGTGACGGCTCCGGAGACCGTGGCGGTCGCCGATCCCGTGTATGTACGCGAGCGCGTGGACCCCATGACGCAGTTGGTGCGGTCCCTGCTCAACGGGCCGACGAGCTGGCTCGACCCTGTGGTCAGGACGAGTTTTCCCACCGGTACGGCCCTCAGGAAGGGCGTGTCCCTGGCGCCCGACGACCGGAACACGCTGACGGTGCCGCTCAACGCCAAGGCCAGGAACGTCGGTTCGGACCAGTGCAAGGCGATGGCGGCCCAGCTGCTGTTCACCCTGCAGAACCTCACCCCCGCCGTGGACGACGTCGACCTGCAGGCGGGCGGCAAGCAGTTGTGCTCCGCCACCGAGAGCGACGCCAACGGGGACGCCACGCGCGGCTCGGTCGAGAACCCCGAGTTCCTCTACTTCGTCAACGGCGAGCACCGGCTTGTACGGATCCCGGCCGAGCCGCAGGGCGGCGGTGCGAAGGCCGTGCCGGTGCCGGTGCCCGGGGCGCTGGGAGAGGGTGACAAGGACCTGAGGTCGGTGGCCGTGTCCCGGGACGAGCACACGGCGGCCGGTGTCAGCCTCGACGGAACCTCGCTGTACGTCGGATCGCTGGTGTCGGGCGGGTCGCTCGGGGAGCCGGTGCTGGTCAGCAGCGGCAAGACGGCCGAGGACCGGCTCACAACGCCGAGCTGGGACACCGAGGGCGACCTGTGGGTGGCCGACCGGAACCCCGCCGATGAGCGGCTGCTGCTGTTCAAGGAGGGCGCCGGCAAGCCGCTGGTGGTGGCGACTCCTGGGCTGGACGGGCGGATCAAGGATCTGCGGGTGGCCGCGGACGGGGTGCGGATCGCGCTCGTCGTGGAGAAGGGCGGCAAGCAGTCGCTGTTCGTCGGGCGGATCGAGCGCGAGGGCAGGACCGGGGATCCGCAGAGCGTCTCGGTGCGGGAGCTGCGCTCCACGACACCGGATCTGGAGGAGGTCACGACCATGTCGTGGGCCGGCGACAGCAGGCTCGTGGTGGTCGGGCGCGAACAGGGCGGTGTGCAGCAGACGCGTTACGTCCAGGTCGACGGGTCCACGCCGGAGGGGCCGCCGCCGGCCGCGCTCACCGGTGTGAAGGAGATCGCCGCGTCCGAGGACGACGAGATGCCGTTGGTGGCGTACTCGGAGGACGGGATCGTACGGCTGCCGTCCGGGGCGCAGTGGCAGAAGGTGGACGCGGACGGGACGGCGCCGGTCTATCCGGGATGA